A genomic region of Metopolophium dirhodum isolate CAU chromosome 1, ASM1992520v1, whole genome shotgun sequence contains the following coding sequences:
- the LOC132933387 gene encoding uncharacterized protein LOC132933387, which yields MAENISALIARRGQLKAAITRFSTYIQSEGREVVQIEIRKAKIEENWYEFEKVQSAIEDNDEEIRNTSEHYPYRIEFENLYFKVMSEAEICIRASKRENSKVETINLIDWGQNSEEKTQRGSTKSIVRLAPLNIPVFSGKYDEWMSFKDIYMSVMHTNEDLTAIEKFFYLRSSLSNDAASCIKYLETTATNYDIAWKSLINRYDNKKILIQTHVKNIVDLPPINESTSTKLRQFSDDLVSNMKALETLGQKPKEWGPLLLHILCSKLNNETLKEWESKSVKDKIPSVTELIQFIEDRFQISESIESSKYINTESAKKEKGLSKFIKNNKYKAATSSTAFTSTATAICYACNQPHTIYKCPVFTSLSARDRIDKVVQLDLCKICLRKHSGSKCFGKYCFKCNKPHNTMLHLNQKPNINEQVVNTDKGEQMATTSTTAHVANETDNVLLGTAVVEVFGLNGEKTYARALLDSGSTNHFICAELVNSLKLIKNKTNHIVYGIGNSKQNVTATVSLRIKSRVSDYEINTQLLIVPKITGELPARSVSKSKVKLEKITLADPSYNVPQKIDILIGARHFYDIVGAQQYKPESNGPVYRESKFGYIISGLTSNDTNIKNTISCYASNSHENKYESLENVIQQFWRVEDYGQSKPYTMEEQTCEQHFKQNVSRSESGRFVVHLPFRGNVSKLGNSYDIAKGRLFAIERRFRKNPSLKKDYVKFMNEYEKLNHMTQNMDNEEIELPGRMCYLAHHCVQNENSLTTKLRVVFDASTKTESGFSLNDVLQKGPSIQEELIHILARFRTHNFVLTADIKKMYRQIQVCEQHRDYQRILWRENDNDPIKIYRLNTVTYGTVPASYLATACLQRLSEIGQVQYPTVAPLIAHDFYMDDFISGAATKKDAIEIRNALIKLMSTAKLELGKWASNDLDIIRDGFDNNDGLVDFQETSNDLTRILGLYWDSHTDELKYKINETSLVTPLTKRNILSDIARIYDPLGLIGPVIVCAKLIMQELWKEGLSWSEPVSEKISSEWYKYKSELSHLNAIKIPRQITINDKIHSIQIHGFADASIKAYGCCLYLRCTDMNNKHKIQLICAKSKVAPLKILSLPRLELCAALLLAKVANKIVPRLKLSISKAYYWTDSSVTWCWITSTSKKWKTFVAHRVGQIQEITSPSNWFHISGVDNPADVISRGCCPTQLASLSVWWNGPSWLSRHENEWPDTTNRSLDCNEESAETKINEISALCTTARDINIINRYSSFGKLIRVVAYCLRFKANCLRKTDKPGDRCRLIGNLSADEIKLAKTALIKVVQRNEFANEIKSMLNGEAISSKSKLFRLRPFLDKNNIIRVGGRLKHAASISIFQRNPIVLPPNSNFTKLLLCNEHVTLMHGGPQAMLSSVRMSYWPINGRNLARNIVNKCVICFKQKPIIMQPIMGDLPKHRVSPGRAFLRCGVDFAGPFMVKTSTRRNAPKVKSYVSVFICLATRAIHLELVSDLSTDAFIRALNRFFDRRGKSMVIYSDNATNFVGANRKLKEWYQLFHSDENKKRTMDTLSDLGIDWKFIPARSPHFGGLWEAGVKSMKSLLSKVLGDSYFTYEELLTIITRAEACLNSRPLTLMSSDPSDMSHLTPGHFLIGDSLSAIPEIDDTNVPTNYLSRWRRVSQYSDILWRRWSKEYLSQLQERAKWASEKGVKLKEDSIVLMRDENLPPMKWRLGRIINVIPGQDGVIRVADVKTANGTFRRAVRQLCPLPFVGNCNL from the coding sequence ATGGCTGAAAACATATCAGCACTGATAGCGCGAAGAGGCCAATTAAAGGCAGCGATAACTAGATTCTCAACTTATATACAATCAGAAGGACGAGAAGTCGTACAGATTGAGATTCGTAAAGCAAAAATAGAAGAGAACTGGTACGAATTTGAAAAGGTACAATCGGCAATAGAGGACAACGACGAAGAAATACGAAATACAAGTGAACATTATCCCTACCGAATAGAATTTGAAAACTTGTACTTTAAGGTCATGTCAGAAGCCGAGATATGTATAAGAGCGTCAAAAAGGGAAAATTCGAAGGTCGAAACAATAAATTTGATCGATTGGGGTCAAAACAGCGAAGAAAAAACACAAAGAGGCAGTACGAAATCAATAGTTAGATTGGCTCCATTAAATATTCCAGTTTTTTCAGGAAAATATGACGAATGGATGTCATTTAAGGATATTTATATGTCTGTAATGCATACTAACGAGGACTTGACTGCCATAGAAAAGTTTTTCTATTTAAGGTCATCTCTGTCAAACGACGCAGcaagttgtataaaatatttggaaactaCCGCAACAAATTATGATATAGCTTGGAAAAGTCTGATCAATAGAtacgataacaaaaaaattttgatacaGACGcacgtaaaaaatattgtggatttgCCTCCAATAAACGAGAGCACCTCGACAAAATTACGTCAATTTTCCGACGATCTCGTCAGCAATATGAAAGCTCTAGAAACGCTTGGACAGAAGCCGAAAGAGTGGGGTCCACTGTTGTTGCATATACtgtgttcaaaattaaacaaCGAGACGTTGAAAGAGTGGGAGAGTAAATCGGTCAAGGACAAAATACCGTCCGTTACGGAATTAATCCAGTTCATAGAGGATCGATTCCAAATATCCGAATCCATTGAATCgtcgaaatatataaatacagagtCTGCAAAAAAGGAAAAAGGTCTTtcaaagtttattaaaaataataaatacaaagcCGCAACAAGTTCAACGGCATTTACATCGACAGCTACGGCTATATGCTATGCGTGTAATCAGCCGCACACTATTTATAAATGTCCCGTATTTACTTCTTTATCGGCACGTGATCGTATTGACAAAGTAGTCCAACTGGATCTGTGCAAAATTTGTTTACGCAAACACAGCGGTAGTAAATGTTttggtaaatattgttttaaatgtaataaaccaCATAACACGATGTTACATTTAAACCAAAAACCTAATATCAACGAACAAGTAGTAAACACAGATAAAGGTGAACAGATGGCTACGACGTCAACGACAGCACATGTCGCTAACGAGACAGATAACGTGTTGCTAGGTACCGCAGTAGTAGAAGTATTCGGCTTAAACGGCGAGAAGACTTACGCCCGGGCATTGCTCGATTCGGGGTCTACTAATCATTTCATTTGTGCGGAGTtggtaaacagtttaaaattaattaaaaataagactaaTCATATTGTTTACGGCATTGGGAATTCAAAACAAAACGTGACGGCAACGGTATCGTTAAGAATCAAATCGCGTGTGAGTGATTATGAAATAAACACGCAATTATTAATTGTTCCAAAAATCACGGGAGAGTTACCTGCGCGGAGTGTGTCTAAAAGTAAGGTGAAACTCGAAAAGATTACACTTGCGGATCCGTCATATAACGTTCCGCAGAAAATTGACATATTAATTGGAGCAcgtcatttttatgatattgtggGAGCTCAGCAGTATAAACCGGAGTCAAATGGCCCTGTATATCGCGAGTCTAAATTTGGATATATTATTTCTGGTTTAACATCAAATGACACAAACATAAAAAACACGATTTCCTGTTATGCATCAAACAGTCATGAAAACAAATATGAGtctttagaaaatgtaatacaacagtTTTGGCGCGTCGAGGATTATGGCCAAAGCAAACCGTACACGATGGAAGAACAAACTTGTGAACAACATTTCAAGCAGAACGTTAGTCGCAGCGAGAGCGGTCGATTTGTCGTACATCTACCGTTTCGCGGAAACGTCTCAAAATTAGGCAATTCCTACGACATCGCAAAAGGAAGATTATTCGCAATAGAAAGGCGATTTAGAAAAAATCCCTCGCTGAAAAAGGATTACGTAAAATTTATGAAcgaatatgaaaaattaaaccaTATGACACAGAATATGGATAACGAAGAAATCGAATTGCCCGGTCGTATGTGCTATCTAGCTCACCATTGCGTCCAAAATGAAAACAGTCTCACAACAAAATTACGCGTAGTATTTGATGCATCAACAAAAACAGAAAGTGGGTTTAGTTTAAACGACGTACTACAAAAGGGACCGTCAATACAAGAAGAATTAATTCACATATTAGCCAGATTTCGCACGCACAATTTTGTGTTAACTgccgatataaaaaaaatgtaccgacAGATACAGGTCTGTGAGCAACATCGTGATTATCAGCGTATATTGTGGAGAGAGAACGATAATGACCCTATAAAGATATATCGATTAAACACTGTCACCTATGGGACAGTACCTGCGTCTTATCTCGCGACGGCTTGCTTACAAAGATTATCGGAAATCGGACAAGTTCAATATCCAACAGTAGCACCATTAATTGCACATGATTTTTATATGGACGATTTTATCAGCGGCGCAGCTACAAAGAAAGACGCAATCGAGATACGCAATGCACTTATCAAATTAATGTCTACAGCTAAATTAGAGCTAGGTAAATGGGCGTCTAACGATTTGGATATAATTCGAGATGGTTTCGACAACAATGATGGCTTAGTGGATTTTCAAGAGACAAGTAATGATTTAACTAGAATACTTGGTCTATATTGGGACTCTCACACCGATGAacttaaatataagataaatgAAACGTCGTTAGTAACGCCTCTTACTAAACGCAACATATTGTCCGATATTGCACGTATATACGACCCACTCGGCTTAATTGGTCCGGTAATAGTATGTGCAAAATTAATCATGCAAGAGTTATGGAAAGAGGGTTTATCTTGGTCAGAACCGGTTTCGGAAAAGATAAGCAGTGAGTGGTATAAATACAAATCCGAATTATCGCATctaaatgcaattaaaattcCGCGTCAAATTACGATAAACGATAAAATACACTCGATACAAATACACGGTTTCGCGGACGCGAGTATTAAGGCATATGGATGTTGTTTGTATTTACGTTGTACGGACATGAATAACAAACATAAGATACAATTAATTTGCGCAAAGTCAAAGGTAGCACCACTAAAAATATTGTCGCTACCACGATTGGAATTGTGCGCCGCTCTATTGCTAGCAAAGGTAGCAAATAAGATCGTACCAAGGTTGAAATTGTCAATCAGTAAAGCATATTATTGGACCGATTCCAGCGTCACATGGTGCTGGATTACGTCAACGTCGAAAAAATGGAAAACCTTCGTAGCACACCGAGTTGGTCAAATTCAAGAGATCACGTCTCCCTCAAACTGGTTTCACATTAGCGGTGTCGATAATCCAGCTGACGTGATTTCACGCGGTTGTTGTCCCACCCAATTAGCTAGTTTATCAGTTTGGTGGAACGGGCCAAGTTGGTTGTCACGACACGAAAACGAGTGGCCTGATACAACGAACCGCTCATTAGATTGCAACGAGGAGAGcgcagaaacaaaaataaatgagaTAAGCGCTCTATGCACTACGGCAAGggatataaatatcataaatcggTATTCGTCTTTCGGTAAATTGATAAGAGTCGTAGCATATTGTTTACGATTTAAAGCTAATTGCTTACGTAAAACCGACAAACCAGGCGATCGGTGCCGACTGATTGGTAATTTAAGTGCTGACGAAATAAAATTGGCAAAAACGGCATTAATTAAAGTTGTTCAAAGAAATGAGTTTGCTAATGAGATAAAATCTATGCTTAACGGAGAGGCAATATCAAGTAAGAGTAAGTTATTTCGTCTGCGACCGTTCTtagataagaataatataatacgcgtgGGTGGACGATTAAAACATGCAGCATCAATTTCGATATTCCAGCGTAACCCTATAGTGTTACCACCAAATAGTAATTTCAcgaaattattgttatgtaatgaGCACGTAACACTAATGCATGGAGGTCCACAAGCTATGTTATCGTCGGTACGCATGAGCTACTGGCCAATTAACGGTCGCAATTTAGCACGAAACATAGTAAATAAATgcgttatttgttttaaacaaaaacctaTTATAATGCAACCGATAATGGGTGATCTGCCTAAACATCGGGTATCTCCAGGCCGCGCGTTTCTAAGATGTGGAGTAGACTTCGCCGGGCCCTTCATGGTTAAAACTAGCACTCGAAGAAATGCCCCGAAAGTGAAGTCTTATGTAagcgtttttatttgtttagctACGCGAGCTATACATCTCGAGCTCGTCAGTGACCTGAGCACCGATGCTTTTATACGCgcattaaatagattttttgacCGTCGGGGAAAAAGCATGGTAATATACTCAGATAATGCAACGAATTTCGTAGGGGCCAACCGGAAACTAAAGGAATGGTACCAATTATTTCATAgtgacgaaaataaaaaaaggacTATGGATACGTTATCAGATTTAGGCATTGATTGGAAATTCATACCTGCCCGTTCACCTCACTTCGGCGGTCTATGGGAAGCAGGTGTAAAATCCATGAAATCTTTATTATCCAAAGTCTTGGGTGATTCGTACTTTACTTACGAGGAGTTGCTAACTATTATAACCCGAGCAGAGGCGTGTCTAAATAGTCGTCCTTTAACACTTATGTCCTCCGATCCTAGTGATATGTCTCATTTAACTCCCGGGCATTTTCTCATCGGTGACTCTCTCTCCGCCATACCAGAAATTGATGACACAAACGTACCAACAAATTATCTATCTCGTTGGCGACGCGTGTCACAATATTCGGATATTCTATGGAGACGGTGGAGCAAAGAGTATCTGTCCCAACTTCAGGAACGGGCAAAGTGGGCAAGCGAAAAGGGTGTCAAACTGAAGGAAGATTCCATTGTACTCATGCGCGATGAAAACCTTCCACCAATGAAATGGCGTTTAGGTCGGATTATCAATGTCATACCAGGGCAAGACGGTGTTATACGCGTGGCTGACGTTAAAACGGCGAATGGAACTTTTCGTAGAGCCGTCAGGCAATTATGTCCATTGCCATTTGTgggtaattgtaatttgtaa